The Cellulomonas fulva genome includes a window with the following:
- a CDS encoding polysaccharide pyruvyl transferase family protein, with protein sequence MDQPGDFLRRIGGVHAYQWNPLRETDGTPLLLNNFGDLLGPLVVELVHAATMPEARLETPPERRVFSVGSVMHFARARDVVWGTGINGKVTNAGVHKDRKLDVRAVRGPLSAAYMTARGIEVPRVYGDPALLLPDLMPELRAWARVSAVDVLLAPNFNDLVRTPEDTPEEEGAPGVWTPDEAAGQRLLVPTDPLRSVLRTIAQSRFVVGSSLHAVVIADALGIPARFVVSRNESAFKYRDYLAGTGRPLTQVAGSVAEALELGPHEPPVVDLELLLESFPRDVWGVGTRVRRHAGRPIEVATFPEVVTQDLRSGFAGEMTPDEQRTRWLDELVPQAVAAASVADGADPAAHVAVDAAATYRELVVPTATTDDLDADAREVVALVERRDPVRIAVATRVHGTAPRAELRRRRAAADGLVVSLSVQTPRVLGSVEQITLVLVAPDARIEVPVPVSPFHQRQWHVDVDALVRTADLTPAPADGRWAVHVRLTDDAGTHHEVPLAPRGTWGLGLAGAPAADDDATIDPWVLEVAPQAVPA encoded by the coding sequence GTGGACCAGCCCGGCGACTTCCTGCGACGCATCGGCGGCGTGCACGCGTACCAGTGGAACCCGCTCCGGGAGACCGACGGGACCCCGCTCCTCCTGAACAACTTCGGTGACCTGCTCGGACCGCTCGTCGTCGAGCTCGTGCACGCGGCCACCATGCCGGAGGCCCGGCTCGAGACGCCCCCCGAGCGCCGCGTCTTCTCCGTGGGCTCGGTCATGCACTTCGCGCGGGCGCGCGACGTCGTGTGGGGCACCGGCATCAACGGCAAGGTCACCAACGCGGGCGTGCACAAGGACCGCAAGCTCGACGTGCGCGCCGTGCGCGGGCCGTTGTCGGCCGCCTACATGACGGCCCGCGGCATCGAGGTCCCGCGCGTGTACGGCGACCCCGCGCTCCTGCTGCCCGACCTCATGCCGGAGCTGCGCGCGTGGGCGCGGGTGTCCGCCGTCGACGTCCTGCTCGCCCCCAACTTCAACGACCTGGTCCGCACCCCCGAGGACACCCCCGAGGAGGAGGGCGCCCCCGGGGTGTGGACGCCCGACGAGGCCGCGGGCCAGCGGCTCCTGGTCCCCACGGACCCGCTGCGCTCGGTGCTGCGGACCATCGCGCAGTCGCGGTTCGTCGTCGGCTCGTCGTTGCACGCCGTCGTGATCGCCGACGCGCTCGGCATCCCCGCGCGGTTCGTCGTCTCCCGGAACGAGTCGGCGTTCAAGTACCGCGACTACCTCGCCGGGACCGGCCGCCCGCTCACGCAGGTCGCCGGCTCCGTCGCGGAGGCGCTGGAGCTCGGGCCGCACGAGCCGCCCGTGGTCGACCTCGAGCTGCTCCTGGAGTCGTTCCCCCGGGACGTCTGGGGCGTCGGGACGCGGGTCCGCCGCCACGCGGGCCGGCCCATCGAGGTCGCCACCTTCCCCGAGGTCGTGACCCAGGACCTGCGCAGCGGGTTCGCGGGCGAGATGACGCCCGACGAGCAGCGCACCCGCTGGCTCGACGAGCTGGTGCCGCAGGCGGTCGCCGCGGCGTCGGTCGCCGACGGCGCCGACCCGGCGGCCCACGTGGCCGTCGACGCCGCGGCCACGTACCGCGAGCTCGTCGTACCCACCGCGACCACCGACGACCTCGACGCCGACGCCCGAGAGGTCGTCGCACTCGTGGAGCGTCGCGACCCCGTGCGGATCGCGGTCGCCACCCGCGTGCACGGCACGGCCCCCCGCGCCGAGCTGCGGCGGCGCCGGGCGGCCGCCGACGGCCTCGTCGTCAGCCTGTCCGTCCAGACCCCGCGCGTCCTGGGCTCCGTCGAGCAGATCACGCTCGTGCTCGTCGCCCCGGACGCACGCATCGAGGTCCCGGTGCCAGTCTCGCCGTTCCACCAGCGGCAGTGGCACGTCGACGTGGACGCCCTGGTCAGGACCGCGGACCTCACGCCCGCGCCGGCCGACGGACGCTGGGCGGTCCACGTCCGGCTCACCGACGACGCGGGCACGCACCACGAGGTGCCGCTGGCCCCGCGCGGCACGTGGGGCCTCGGGCTCGCGGGCGCCCCGGCGGCCGACGACGACGCGACCATCGACCCCTGGGTGCTCGAGGTCGCACCCCAGGCCGTCCCGGCCTGA
- a CDS encoding acyltransferase family protein, protein MTSAGSLLDQQPAPSGGRPGHRTRQLRRDVQGLRAVAVLAVIADHVLGWPHGGFVGVDVFFVISGYLITGLLLREHARTGSISFRGFYARRVRRIMPNAILTLVVTVGATAVLIGGDRLVATVKDAVAAALTVVNWRFAVQGTDYFAQGLPPSPVQHFWSLSVEEQFYFVWPWLMLGLLALAARRASARSGRVRRTWVLGIAMGVVVVVSFAWALHQTADQPSFAYFSTLTRVWELGVGALAAIGAARVARWLAARPGWWRPVLAWSGLAAIAVSLLVVRSDHGFPAPWALLPVAATALVIMAGEGAGTSGPWLLTNRPMNYVGDASYSLYLWHWPVVVLLPALLPEDSAWFGVLAVAIGVALALPAYHLVENPARGAHPGHDAQGRRRHPLRNASVAAVAMAAVVVGGCGATVAVLENARQPAQASPVGSQEECFGALTLAHRALCDGVVFTDPVTPDPQDAESDMGGAYECYSAQDGPAKPCTRGDLEGDVRVAVVGNSHAAALLPGLLPEAERLGWKVDVLVGFGCNLTTTPNPACPGTSAEIEQRLLHDEPYDLVVTTSSRSTSGADNPARVPGMRDMMDQVTARGTAVAAISDAPMVTDEALACAARVGADLDTCGMPRDEAFAVRDPLREPVRESQDAELVDVTDLYCRPETCPVVIGGVLAYRDTAGHTTATYSKTLGPIVVERIRSATGV, encoded by the coding sequence ATGACGTCAGCGGGATCGCTCCTGGACCAGCAGCCGGCACCCTCCGGCGGCCGGCCCGGGCACCGGACCCGTCAGCTGCGGCGGGACGTGCAGGGCCTGCGGGCGGTGGCGGTGCTCGCGGTCATCGCGGACCACGTGCTCGGCTGGCCGCACGGCGGGTTCGTCGGCGTCGACGTGTTCTTCGTGATCAGCGGCTACCTCATCACCGGCCTCCTGCTGCGCGAGCACGCACGCACGGGCTCCATCTCGTTCCGCGGCTTCTACGCCCGGCGCGTGCGGCGCATCATGCCGAACGCGATCCTCACGCTCGTCGTGACCGTCGGCGCGACCGCCGTGCTGATCGGCGGCGACCGGCTGGTCGCGACCGTCAAGGACGCGGTCGCGGCCGCGCTCACCGTCGTCAACTGGCGGTTCGCCGTGCAGGGGACGGACTACTTCGCGCAGGGGCTGCCGCCCTCGCCCGTCCAGCACTTCTGGTCGCTGTCGGTCGAGGAGCAGTTCTACTTCGTCTGGCCGTGGCTCATGCTGGGGCTGCTGGCGCTCGCGGCCCGGCGCGCGTCCGCGCGGTCCGGCCGGGTGCGTCGGACCTGGGTCCTCGGCATCGCGATGGGCGTCGTCGTGGTCGTCTCGTTCGCCTGGGCCCTGCACCAGACCGCCGACCAGCCGTCCTTCGCCTACTTCTCCACGCTGACGCGCGTCTGGGAGCTGGGCGTCGGCGCGCTCGCCGCGATCGGGGCGGCACGCGTCGCGCGCTGGCTCGCGGCGCGGCCCGGGTGGTGGCGTCCCGTGCTCGCGTGGTCCGGGCTCGCCGCCATCGCCGTGTCGCTGCTCGTCGTGAGGTCGGACCACGGCTTCCCCGCGCCGTGGGCGCTCCTGCCGGTCGCGGCGACGGCCCTCGTCATCATGGCCGGGGAGGGCGCCGGGACCTCGGGCCCGTGGCTGCTGACGAACCGTCCCATGAACTACGTGGGCGACGCGTCGTACTCGCTGTACCTGTGGCACTGGCCCGTCGTCGTCCTGCTGCCCGCCCTGCTGCCCGAGGACTCGGCGTGGTTCGGCGTCCTCGCCGTCGCGATCGGGGTCGCGCTCGCGCTGCCGGCGTACCACCTGGTGGAGAACCCGGCGCGCGGCGCGCACCCGGGCCACGACGCGCAGGGCCGCCGGCGGCACCCCCTGCGCAACGCGTCCGTCGCCGCCGTCGCCATGGCCGCGGTCGTCGTGGGCGGCTGCGGGGCGACGGTCGCCGTGCTCGAGAACGCGCGGCAGCCCGCGCAGGCCTCGCCCGTCGGCTCGCAGGAGGAGTGCTTCGGTGCCCTGACGCTCGCGCACCGCGCGCTGTGCGACGGCGTGGTGTTCACCGACCCCGTCACGCCCGACCCGCAGGACGCGGAGTCGGACATGGGCGGCGCGTACGAGTGCTACAGCGCGCAGGACGGCCCGGCCAAGCCCTGCACCCGCGGCGACCTCGAGGGCGACGTGCGTGTCGCGGTCGTCGGCAACTCGCACGCGGCGGCCCTGCTGCCGGGGCTGCTGCCCGAGGCCGAGCGCCTCGGCTGGAAGGTCGACGTGCTGGTCGGGTTCGGCTGCAACCTCACCACCACCCCCAACCCCGCGTGCCCCGGGACGAGCGCCGAGATCGAGCAGCGTCTGCTGCACGACGAGCCCTACGACCTGGTCGTCACCACGTCGAGCCGGTCCACCTCCGGCGCCGACAACCCGGCCCGCGTCCCAGGGATGCGGGACATGATGGACCAGGTCACGGCCCGGGGGACGGCGGTCGCGGCGATCTCCGACGCGCCGATGGTGACGGACGAGGCGCTCGCGTGCGCGGCCCGCGTCGGCGCCGACCTGGACACGTGCGGCATGCCGCGCGACGAGGCGTTCGCCGTCCGCGACCCGCTGCGGGAGCCCGTGCGCGAGTCGCAGGACGCCGAGCTCGTCGACGTCACCGACCTGTACTGCCGCCCCGAGACCTGCCCGGTCGTGATCGGTGGCGTGCTCGCGTACCGCGACACCGCGGGGCACACCACGGCGACCTACAGCAAGACGCTCGGCCCGATCGTGGTCGAGCGCATCCGGTCCGCCACCGGCGTCTGA
- a CDS encoding acyltransferase family protein, with product MTSATLAREAAPATDRRGLRLDIQGLRAVAVGIVLLFHAGVPGLEGGFVGVDVFFVISGFLITGLIVREVRRTGRLSLLSFYARRARRLLPATAVVFVAVTVGTLLVLPWTRWESIAGDLVASTLYVVNWRLAADSVDYLASDQAASPLQHFWSLAVEEQFYVVWPLVVVALAWWARRRRGSVSDGRMLGGLLVIAVPSLVWSVHLTSTQPGPAYFVTTTRLWELTVGAILAIGATRAGALPRAARRTVGWVGLAAIVAAVVLYDESTPFPGVAALLPVLGAAAVIAAGCGDGEGRLRVLDPAPMQHLGAWSYSLYLWHWPAIVLATAVWGRADGSLPLPVGLAAVAASVPVAWLAFRLVERPFHQSRFLSARLSRSGWLALVCIGVGLVAAGTLAYAAQREADQRAEVVVAAEHPGAAVLPVTPPVEWVPQAPETSAFSPSPQEALEDFPLVAGKDCNAEVNASAPVECTYGDPDAGTVVAVVGDSKMYQWMPALTELADRNDWFLKTNLKADCPFVAVPVQHDDKPYPSCRTLNEARVPSVVDDPDVDVVLTSQVKQTACTDARCRTATAPAMRSALVDVFGRLEAAGKRVIVVADNQSPGMEVPECLAAHDEDPAACTFPRKAHDVPTLLLAARDAQVPVTDVRPWICPAARCPSVIGGVLAYRQGSHISTAFAQSLTDVLGRGLAEQGLD from the coding sequence GTGACGTCGGCAACGCTCGCGCGCGAGGCGGCCCCGGCGACCGACCGCCGTGGGCTCCGGCTCGACATCCAGGGCCTGCGCGCCGTCGCGGTCGGGATCGTGCTCCTCTTCCACGCCGGCGTCCCGGGTCTCGAGGGCGGGTTCGTCGGGGTCGACGTCTTCTTCGTCATCTCCGGGTTCCTCATCACGGGGCTGATCGTGCGCGAGGTGCGCCGCACCGGCCGGCTCTCGCTCCTCTCCTTCTACGCGCGCCGAGCCCGCCGCCTCCTGCCCGCGACCGCCGTCGTCTTCGTCGCCGTCACGGTGGGCACGTTGCTGGTGCTGCCGTGGACCCGGTGGGAGTCGATCGCGGGCGACCTCGTCGCGAGCACGCTGTACGTCGTCAACTGGCGTCTGGCCGCCGACTCCGTCGACTACCTCGCCTCGGACCAGGCCGCGAGCCCGCTGCAGCACTTCTGGTCGCTGGCGGTCGAGGAGCAGTTCTACGTCGTGTGGCCGCTCGTCGTGGTCGCGCTCGCCTGGTGGGCCCGCCGTCGTCGCGGGTCCGTGTCGGACGGCCGGATGCTCGGCGGCCTGCTCGTCATCGCGGTGCCGTCGCTGGTCTGGTCGGTGCACCTGACCTCGACGCAACCCGGGCCGGCGTACTTCGTCACGACGACACGGCTGTGGGAGCTGACGGTCGGAGCGATCCTGGCGATCGGCGCCACCCGTGCCGGCGCGCTGCCGCGTGCGGCGCGGCGCACCGTGGGGTGGGTCGGCCTCGCGGCGATCGTCGCCGCGGTCGTCCTGTACGACGAGAGCACGCCGTTCCCCGGCGTCGCCGCGCTGCTGCCCGTGCTCGGCGCCGCCGCCGTCATCGCCGCGGGCTGCGGCGACGGCGAGGGCCGCCTGCGGGTCCTCGACCCGGCGCCGATGCAGCACCTCGGTGCGTGGTCGTACTCGCTCTACCTGTGGCACTGGCCCGCGATCGTGCTCGCGACCGCGGTCTGGGGCCGCGCGGACGGCAGCCTGCCGCTCCCGGTCGGCCTCGCCGCCGTCGCTGCGTCGGTGCCGGTCGCCTGGCTCGCCTTCCGCCTCGTCGAGCGTCCGTTCCACCAGTCCCGCTTCCTGTCGGCGCGGTTGAGCCGGTCGGGGTGGCTCGCGCTCGTGTGCATCGGCGTCGGCCTCGTCGCGGCCGGGACGCTGGCGTACGCGGCCCAGCGGGAGGCCGACCAGCGCGCGGAGGTGGTGGTGGCCGCCGAGCACCCCGGTGCTGCCGTGCTGCCCGTGACGCCGCCGGTCGAGTGGGTCCCGCAGGCGCCGGAGACCTCGGCGTTCTCGCCGTCGCCGCAGGAGGCGCTCGAGGACTTCCCGCTCGTGGCGGGCAAGGACTGCAACGCCGAGGTCAACGCGTCCGCGCCGGTCGAGTGCACGTACGGCGACCCCGACGCGGGCACCGTCGTCGCGGTGGTGGGCGACTCGAAGATGTACCAGTGGATGCCGGCGCTCACCGAGCTCGCCGACCGCAACGACTGGTTCCTCAAGACCAACCTGAAGGCGGACTGCCCGTTCGTCGCGGTCCCGGTCCAGCACGACGACAAGCCGTACCCGAGCTGCCGGACGCTCAACGAGGCCCGCGTGCCGAGCGTGGTGGACGACCCGGACGTCGATGTCGTGCTGACCTCGCAGGTCAAGCAGACGGCGTGCACCGACGCGCGGTGCCGGACGGCGACGGCGCCGGCCATGCGGTCGGCGCTCGTGGACGTCTTCGGCCGGCTCGAGGCGGCGGGCAAGCGCGTCATCGTCGTGGCGGACAACCAGTCACCCGGGATGGAGGTGCCCGAGTGCCTCGCGGCGCACGACGAGGACCCCGCGGCGTGCACCTTCCCGCGCAAGGCGCACGACGTGCCGACCCTGCTGCTCGCCGCCCGGGACGCGCAGGTGCCCGTCACCGACGTCCGCCCGTGGATCTGCCCGGCGGCGCGGTGCCCCAGCGTGATCGGCGGAGTCCTGGCCTACCGCCAGGGCTCCCACATCAGCACGGCGTTCGCGCAGTCCCTGACCGACGTCCTGGGCCGGGGCCTCGCCGAGCAGGGTCTGGACTGA
- the cysC gene encoding adenylyl-sulfate kinase — protein sequence MSDDWSRWSALPHLVLADPDADAVELALGGALTVSQQPVVASSPLGAVVLLDEENTPLAVRSESHAPLEALRPRGVRGGEDADPRYRVPALEVRTRLGGRSVLGVLLDDVAGTDELERIAARAAGADDVVLLCLVGTPRPSYATDVSGAGVVRAAVALADELTRTAGAATTTVAVPWAAEAGLDRLAWPGEKAPSLEDIARAYGATDVLDLSARPGAGRQEFAEAVRRRDAVLAESFPAASARELSGAATAGVGPGAVVLFTGLSGSGKSTVAKAVAQRLEVSSARRVVVLDGDEVRHMLSAGLGFDRESRSQNVRRIGYVASLVAGAGGIALAAAIAPYEADRADVRHRTEAAATFVLVHVATPLEVCEARDRKHLYARARAGEVPEFTGVSAPYEEPHDADLVIDTTELDLAAAVDAVLATLRKAGVE from the coding sequence ATGAGCGACGACTGGTCCCGTTGGAGCGCGCTGCCACACCTGGTCCTCGCCGACCCCGACGCGGACGCCGTCGAGCTCGCCCTCGGCGGTGCGCTCACGGTCTCGCAGCAGCCCGTGGTGGCCTCCTCGCCGCTCGGCGCCGTGGTGCTGCTCGACGAGGAGAACACGCCGCTGGCCGTCCGGTCCGAGTCGCACGCGCCGCTCGAGGCGCTGCGTCCGCGCGGCGTGCGCGGCGGCGAGGACGCCGACCCCCGCTACCGCGTCCCCGCGCTCGAGGTGCGCACGCGGCTGGGCGGGCGCTCGGTGCTCGGCGTCCTGCTCGACGACGTCGCCGGCACCGACGAGCTCGAGCGGATCGCCGCGCGGGCGGCCGGCGCGGACGACGTCGTGCTGCTCTGCCTCGTCGGGACGCCTCGCCCGTCCTACGCGACGGACGTGTCCGGCGCGGGCGTGGTGCGCGCGGCGGTCGCCCTGGCCGACGAGCTGACGCGCACGGCCGGTGCCGCGACGACGACCGTCGCGGTCCCGTGGGCCGCGGAGGCCGGCCTGGACCGGCTGGCGTGGCCGGGGGAGAAGGCGCCGTCGCTCGAGGACATCGCGCGGGCCTACGGCGCGACGGACGTGCTCGACCTGTCGGCGCGGCCCGGTGCGGGCCGCCAGGAGTTCGCGGAGGCCGTCCGGCGTCGCGACGCGGTCCTCGCCGAGAGCTTTCCCGCGGCCTCGGCGCGCGAGCTCTCGGGTGCGGCGACCGCGGGGGTCGGGCCTGGCGCCGTCGTGCTGTTCACCGGGCTGTCCGGCTCAGGGAAGTCGACCGTCGCCAAGGCGGTGGCCCAGCGGCTCGAGGTCTCGAGCGCGCGTCGGGTCGTCGTGCTCGACGGCGACGAGGTGCGGCACATGCTGTCCGCCGGCCTCGGGTTCGACCGCGAGTCGCGCTCCCAGAACGTGCGCCGGATCGGCTACGTCGCCTCGCTCGTCGCGGGCGCCGGCGGCATCGCGCTGGCCGCGGCGATCGCGCCGTACGAGGCGGACCGCGCGGACGTGCGCCACCGGACCGAGGCCGCGGCGACGTTCGTCCTCGTGCACGTCGCGACGCCGCTCGAGGTCTGCGAGGCCCGTGACCGCAAGCACCTGTACGCGCGGGCGCGTGCCGGCGAGGTCCCGGAGTTCACGGGCGTCTCGGCGCCGTACGAGGAGCCGCACGACGCCGACCTGGTGATCGACACCACCGAGCTGGACCTGGCGGCTGCGGTCGACGCGGTGCTGGCGACCCTGCGCAAGGCGGGCGTGGAGTGA
- a CDS encoding 3'(2'),5'-bisphosphate nucleotidase CysQ, which translates to MTTTDHELAAQLAVSAGRVLLALRDEIADVPAAELKDRGDAASHEHLLAELGRLRPDDPVLSEEGADDPARLAADRVWIVDPLDGTREFSERDEDGAWRTDWAVHVALWERGAGLTAGAVALPGRDEVFSTAEPATRPATPSGPLRLAVSRSRPPALIGELAQLTDVELVPMGSAGVKAMSVLTGQCDAYVHGGGQYEWDSAAPVAVASAAGLFCSRLDGSELEYNRENPWLPDLVVCETHRAADLLDLITRATSTGDASPAPAKENAAP; encoded by the coding sequence ATGACCACCACCGACCACGAGCTCGCGGCGCAGCTCGCCGTGAGCGCGGGACGGGTGCTGCTCGCGCTGCGCGACGAGATCGCCGACGTCCCCGCGGCCGAGCTCAAGGACCGCGGCGACGCGGCGTCCCACGAGCACCTGCTGGCCGAGCTCGGTCGCCTGCGTCCGGACGACCCCGTGCTGTCCGAGGAGGGCGCCGACGACCCGGCCCGGCTGGCGGCCGACCGGGTGTGGATCGTCGACCCGCTCGACGGGACGCGCGAGTTCTCCGAGCGCGACGAGGACGGTGCCTGGCGGACCGACTGGGCCGTGCACGTGGCCCTGTGGGAGCGCGGGGCCGGTCTGACCGCCGGCGCGGTGGCGCTGCCCGGGCGGGACGAGGTCTTCTCGACCGCGGAGCCGGCCACCCGGCCCGCCACGCCGTCCGGCCCGCTGCGCCTCGCCGTGAGCCGCAGCCGCCCGCCGGCCCTCATCGGCGAGCTCGCCCAGCTCACGGACGTAGAGCTCGTGCCCATGGGCTCGGCCGGCGTGAAGGCGATGTCGGTGCTGACCGGCCAGTGCGACGCGTACGTGCACGGCGGCGGCCAGTACGAGTGGGACTCCGCGGCTCCCGTGGCCGTCGCGTCGGCCGCCGGCCTGTTCTGCTCGCGGCTGGACGGCTCCGAGCTGGAGTACAACCGCGAGAACCCGTGGCTGCCCGATCTCGTCGTGTGCGAGACCCACCGGGCCGCCGACCTGCTCGACCTCATCACCCGCGCCACCAGCACCGGTGACGCGAGCCCCGCACCGGCGAAGGAGAATGCTGCGCCGTGA
- the cysD gene encoding sulfate adenylyltransferase subunit CysD, with amino-acid sequence MTTTRSTYQLSNLKALEAESIYVFREVAAEMRKPCLLFSGGKDSIVMLHLAMKAFAPARIPFPVMHVDTGLNFPQVLQFRDDAAEALGVRLIVASVQEAIDRGMVREEKNGSRNRIQTPVLLEAAEANGFDALFGGARRDEEKARAKERVFSFRDEFGQWDPKNQRPELWSLYNGRVHQGESIRVFPLSNWTELDIWSYIGAEDIAIPDLYLAADREVVERDGMLYAVNEFIQPRPGETVSTRTVRYRTMGDANLTAAVESTAATIDDIIAEIAAARLTERGATRGDDRVSEAAMEDRKREGYF; translated from the coding sequence GTGACCACCACCCGTTCCACCTACCAGCTGAGCAACCTCAAGGCGCTCGAGGCGGAGAGCATCTACGTCTTCCGCGAGGTCGCCGCCGAGATGCGCAAGCCCTGCCTGCTCTTCTCGGGCGGCAAGGACTCGATCGTCATGCTGCACCTGGCGATGAAGGCCTTCGCGCCCGCACGCATCCCGTTCCCGGTGATGCACGTCGACACGGGCCTGAACTTCCCGCAGGTCCTGCAGTTCCGGGACGACGCGGCCGAGGCGCTCGGCGTCCGGCTCATCGTGGCCTCGGTCCAGGAGGCGATCGACCGCGGCATGGTGCGCGAGGAGAAGAACGGCTCGCGCAACCGCATCCAGACGCCCGTGCTGCTCGAGGCCGCCGAGGCCAACGGCTTCGACGCCCTGTTCGGCGGCGCGCGGCGCGACGAGGAGAAGGCGCGCGCCAAGGAGCGCGTGTTCTCCTTCCGCGACGAGTTCGGCCAGTGGGACCCGAAGAACCAGCGCCCGGAGCTGTGGAGCCTGTACAACGGCCGGGTCCACCAGGGCGAGTCGATCCGCGTGTTCCCGCTGTCCAACTGGACCGAGCTGGACATCTGGTCCTACATCGGCGCCGAGGACATCGCCATCCCGGACCTCTACCTGGCCGCCGACCGCGAGGTCGTCGAGCGCGACGGCATGCTCTACGCCGTCAACGAGTTCATCCAGCCCCGGCCCGGCGAGACCGTGAGCACGCGCACGGTCCGCTACCGGACCATGGGGGACGCCAACCTCACCGCGGCGGTCGAGTCGACCGCCGCGACCATCGACGACATCATCGCCGAGATCGCCGCCGCCCGTCTGACCGAGCGCGGGGCCACCCGTGGGGACGACCGGGTGAGCGAGGCCGCGATGGAGGACCGCAAGCGCGAGGGGTACTTCTAA
- a CDS encoding sulfate adenylyltransferase subunit 1, with protein MSDLLRFATAGSVDDGKSTLIGRLLYDSKSLFSDQVEAVERVSADRGDDYTDLALLTDGLRAEREQGITIDVAYRYFQTPRRKFIIADTPGHIQYTRNMVTGASTADVALILVDARKGMIEQSRRHAFLATLLGVPHLVVCVNKMDLVDWSEEAYEQIRADFTDFAARLRTHDISFIPVSALLGDNVVDRSTNMPWYDGATLLGHLERLHLAGDRNLIDVRFPVQYVIRPQSESARDYRGYAGRVASGVMRAGDPVVVLPSGFESTIASIEEAGEPVDVAYPPMSVVVRLADEIDISRGDMICRPANAATPTQDLDVQICWMDETAPLRKGGVYGLKHTTRSTRAKVTDVEYRIDINTLHRDLETDELGLNDIGRVRLRTSTPVFVDQYELNRETGSFILIDESTNRTVGAGIVTTTRND; from the coding sequence ATGAGTGATCTGCTGAGGTTCGCGACCGCCGGATCGGTCGACGACGGCAAGTCCACCCTGATCGGACGGCTGCTGTACGACAGCAAGTCGCTGTTCAGCGACCAGGTCGAGGCCGTGGAGCGCGTGAGCGCCGACCGCGGCGACGACTACACCGACCTGGCGCTGCTCACGGACGGCCTGCGCGCCGAGCGCGAGCAGGGCATCACGATCGACGTGGCGTACCGCTACTTCCAGACCCCCCGACGCAAGTTCATCATCGCGGACACCCCCGGGCACATCCAGTACACCCGCAACATGGTGACGGGCGCCTCGACCGCGGACGTCGCGCTCATCCTCGTCGACGCCCGCAAGGGCATGATCGAGCAGAGCCGGCGGCACGCGTTCCTGGCGACGCTCCTGGGCGTGCCGCACCTCGTCGTCTGCGTGAACAAGATGGACCTGGTCGACTGGTCGGAGGAGGCGTACGAGCAGATCCGCGCCGACTTCACTGACTTCGCCGCGCGCCTGCGCACGCACGACATCTCGTTCATCCCGGTGTCCGCGCTCCTCGGCGACAACGTCGTCGACCGCAGCACCAACATGCCGTGGTACGACGGCGCGACGCTGCTCGGCCACCTGGAGCGCCTGCACCTCGCGGGCGACCGCAACCTCATCGACGTGCGGTTCCCGGTGCAGTACGTGATCCGGCCGCAGTCGGAGTCGGCGCGCGACTACCGCGGCTACGCGGGCCGGGTCGCGAGCGGCGTCATGCGGGCCGGCGACCCCGTCGTCGTCCTGCCGTCCGGGTTCGAGTCCACGATCGCCTCGATCGAGGAGGCGGGCGAGCCCGTCGACGTCGCGTACCCGCCGATGTCCGTCGTCGTCCGGCTGGCCGACGAGATCGACATCAGCCGTGGCGACATGATCTGCCGCCCGGCGAACGCGGCCACGCCGACGCAGGACCTCGACGTGCAGATCTGCTGGATGGACGAGACGGCGCCGCTGCGCAAGGGCGGCGTCTACGGCCTCAAGCACACGACGCGCTCCACGCGGGCGAAGGTCACGGACGTCGAGTACCGCATCGACATCAACACGCTGCACCGCGACCTGGAGACCGACGAGCTCGGCCTCAACGACATCGGTCGCGTGCGGCTGCGCACCAGCACGCCGGTGTTCGTCGACCAGTACGAGCTCAACCGGGAGACCGGCTCGTTCATCCTGATCGACGAGTCCACGAACCGGACCGTCGGCGCGGGGATCGTCACCACGACCCGCAACGACTGA